From one uncultured Paludibacter sp. genomic stretch:
- the mgtE gene encoding Magnesium transporter, with the protein MGGTDMTRLTSEEIINKHPNDIAERIAELEENDQIMAFMTLPGKIKGEVFSYLERDLQETVLTSLGTKEIADILKTMSPDDRTAVFEDFPDTMVKEAVNLLPGEERKIALQLIGYEEDTVGRIMTPYYIQVHPDWSIKKTLQHIKRNGQKAETLNFIYVVDKEQRLIDDIRIGLILMADEDDLISKVMDKEFAALITTQSCEDAIEVFQKYDRAALPVVTNAGILVGIVTADDILDQVEKRDTEDIQKFGGLEALDLPYTSTGVFEMVKKRAGWLIILFLSEMLTASAMSYFDNEISKAVVLALFLPLIISSGGNSGSQAATLIIRALAIQELKIKDWWYVMRREILSGVMLGCILAIVGFIRIFVWQKTGLYNYGQYWVSIAFAVSTSLIFIVLWGTLSGSMIPIILKKFRLDPATSSAPFVATLVDVTGLIIYFTIAAIFLTGKLL; encoded by the coding sequence TTGGGAGGAACGGATATGACAAGACTTACATCCGAAGAAATAATCAACAAACACCCCAACGACATTGCCGAAAGAATTGCCGAACTGGAAGAAAATGACCAAATAATGGCATTTATGACACTTCCGGGCAAAATTAAAGGCGAGGTTTTCAGTTATCTTGAAAGAGATTTGCAAGAAACTGTTCTTACTTCGCTGGGCACAAAAGAAATTGCCGACATTCTCAAAACAATGTCTCCTGACGACCGCACTGCTGTATTTGAAGATTTTCCGGATACGATGGTAAAAGAAGCGGTAAATCTTCTTCCTGGAGAAGAACGAAAAATAGCACTTCAACTAATTGGATATGAAGAAGATACGGTAGGAAGAATTATGACGCCTTATTACATACAGGTTCATCCGGATTGGAGCATAAAAAAAACATTGCAACACATCAAAAGAAACGGTCAGAAAGCAGAAACATTGAATTTTATTTATGTCGTTGACAAAGAACAACGATTGATTGACGATATTCGCATCGGATTAATTTTAATGGCTGACGAAGATGATTTGATATCCAAAGTGATGGACAAGGAATTTGCCGCATTGATCACCACTCAAAGTTGCGAAGACGCAATTGAAGTCTTCCAAAAATACGACCGCGCTGCACTTCCTGTTGTTACAAACGCAGGAATCTTAGTTGGAATTGTTACTGCGGACGATATTTTAGACCAAGTTGAAAAACGAGACACGGAAGATATACAGAAATTCGGGGGGTTGGAAGCATTGGATTTACCATATACCAGTACTGGAGTTTTTGAAATGGTAAAAAAACGCGCCGGGTGGCTTATTATTCTTTTCCTCAGTGAAATGCTCACCGCTTCTGCTATGAGTTATTTTGATAATGAAATAAGCAAGGCGGTTGTATTGGCGTTGTTTTTACCTCTGATAATTTCAAGTGGAGGTAACTCCGGTTCGCAAGCAGCAACGTTAATTATACGTGCTTTAGCCATACAAGAACTTAAAATTAAAGATTGGTGGTACGTAATGCGTCGCGAGATACTCTCAGGAGTAATGCTCGGTTGTATTTTAGCCATAGTAGGTTTTATCCGAATTTTTGTATGGCAAAAAACCGGCTTATATAATTACGGTCAATATTGGGTTTCTATAGCTTTCGCCGTTTCCACGTCCTTAATATTTATTGTATTATGGGGAACGCTTTCCGGTTCAATGATACCGATTATTTTAAAGAAATTTAGACTCGACCCCGCCACCTCTTCCGCTCCTTTTGTAGCAACATTGGTGGATGTTACCGGATTAATTATTTATTTTACCATTGCAGCAATTTTCTTAACAGGAAAGCTTCTATAA
- a CDS encoding conserved membrane hypothetical protein (Evidence 4 : Unknown function but conserved in other organisms) codes for MRRILIATGRIITQLIDLFYPPFKRYISLQFFRYGVSGALNLVFSWFSYFFIYQFIVQKRLINLGVVTLSGHTASLAINFVITLFTGFLLQKYVTFTASELKGRRQLLRYVQVGLLNLLINYAGLKLLVEVFAVFPSIANVIVSLFVTVVSYFLQTKYTFPIKNDVSKQK; via the coding sequence ATGAGAAGAATTTTAATTGCAACAGGAAGAATTATTACGCAATTGATAGACTTGTTTTATCCTCCTTTTAAAAGGTATATTAGTCTGCAATTTTTTCGTTACGGGGTTTCAGGTGCACTGAATTTGGTGTTTTCGTGGTTTTCGTATTTTTTTATTTATCAGTTTATTGTGCAAAAGCGACTGATAAATTTGGGAGTTGTTACACTGAGCGGACACACTGCTTCATTGGCAATAAACTTTGTAATAACGCTTTTCACAGGTTTTCTTTTGCAAAAATACGTTACTTTTACGGCTTCTGAACTGAAGGGAAGAAGACAGTTACTCCGATATGTTCAAGTGGGTTTGCTGAATTTGCTCATTAATTATGCAGGGTTGAAATTACTGGTGGAAGTTTTTGCTGTTTTCCCTTCCATAGCCAATGTTATTGTTTCGCTTTTTGTTACAGTGGTTAGTTATTTCTTACAAACAAAATATACTTTCCCCATAAAAAACGATGTTTCAAAACAAAAGTAA
- a CDS encoding conserved membrane hypothetical protein (Evidence 4 : Unknown function but conserved in other organisms) → MFQNKSKILTVIKWLFMVVAYGYLVYKLANIEYWNELKNSFATVNLRRFLLLMCVLAFMPINWALEANKWQILTRNAIKLSFKDATKAVLAGLNTGFITPSRFGDFAGRIIYLPENLRLTGILLTLVNGFIQTFVITIFGLISTYFYSARFKSSIDYSQYLLSAGITLIILIGVYFLFPNIFQKIKKQRWAVKFQNTLKSFSELKFNTLVAGFLISVVRFGVFCFQYYLMLLFFRVELTPMQAFIGIPTMYLIITYAPTLAASEAAVRASVAVLILGVFSNNEIGILLTGILIWLINFIVPMLAGSVFVVRKTSPK, encoded by the coding sequence ATGTTTCAAAACAAAAGTAAAATTCTCACAGTAATAAAGTGGCTATTTATGGTTGTCGCTTATGGCTATTTGGTTTATAAGTTAGCAAACATAGAGTACTGGAATGAACTGAAAAATTCTTTTGCAACGGTAAATCTTAGACGATTTTTGCTTTTAATGTGTGTGTTGGCTTTTATGCCTATAAATTGGGCTTTGGAAGCAAATAAATGGCAGATTTTGACAAGAAATGCAATTAAATTATCTTTTAAAGATGCTACTAAAGCCGTATTGGCAGGTTTAAATACCGGATTTATCACTCCAAGCCGATTTGGAGATTTTGCCGGTAGAATTATTTACTTACCTGAAAATCTGCGCCTAACAGGAATTTTATTGACACTTGTCAATGGTTTTATCCAAACATTTGTCATCACTATTTTTGGATTGATTTCCACCTATTTTTATTCAGCCCGATTTAAATCGAGCATCGATTATTCACAATATTTATTGTCGGCGGGAATCACTTTAATTATTCTTATAGGAGTTTATTTTTTATTTCCGAATATTTTTCAAAAAATAAAAAAGCAACGTTGGGCTGTGAAGTTTCAAAACACACTAAAATCTTTTTCGGAATTAAAATTTAATACGCTTGTAGCAGGTTTTTTAATTTCCGTTGTTCGTTTTGGTGTTTTTTGCTTTCAGTATTATTTGATGCTTTTGTTTTTCAGGGTGGAACTTACTCCAATGCAGGCGTTTATTGGTATTCCCACCATGTATTTGATTATAACGTATGCACCAACGCTTGCAGCTTCAGAAGCAGCTGTACGCGCTTCGGTTGCGGTACTGATTTTGGGAGTTTTTTCCAATAATGAAATCGGTATTTTACTAACCGGAATTTTAATTTGGCTGATTAATTTTATAGTTCCAATGTTGGCCGGGTCAGTTTTTGTAGTAAGGAAAACCTCTCCAAAATAA
- the rsmA gene encoding Ribosomal RNA small subunit methyltransferase A has translation MQQVRAKKHLGQHFLRDQEIARRIAESLSLCADSHVLEIGPGTGVLTQYLLKNPQINLTAVEIDKESVAFLHSHFPQLKVIEGDFLKMNLSDVYSEKFCIIGNFPYNISSQIFFKVLDYREQVPQVVCMIQKEVAERIASRPGNKTYGILSVLMQAFYTIDYLFTVHEHVFDPPPKVKSAVIRFTRNEVKHLDCDEKFFRTVVKTAFNQRRKTLRNSLKSLVEKENKMFVEEIFNKRPEQLDVQSFIELTNMIENALKRN, from the coding sequence ATGCAACAAGTACGAGCCAAAAAACATTTGGGGCAGCATTTTCTGCGAGATCAGGAAATAGCTCGTCGTATTGCAGAGAGTTTATCTCTTTGTGCTGATTCGCACGTCCTTGAAATTGGTCCCGGAACAGGAGTTTTAACCCAATATCTCCTAAAAAATCCTCAAATAAATCTTACCGCCGTAGAAATCGACAAAGAATCGGTGGCTTTTCTGCATTCACATTTTCCGCAGCTCAAAGTAATCGAAGGAGATTTTCTAAAAATGAATTTATCGGACGTTTATTCCGAAAAATTTTGCATTATCGGTAATTTTCCATATAATATTTCCAGTCAAATATTTTTTAAAGTTTTAGATTACAGAGAACAAGTACCTCAGGTAGTGTGTATGATACAAAAAGAGGTAGCAGAACGCATTGCATCGCGTCCCGGAAACAAAACATACGGAATTTTAAGTGTGTTGATGCAAGCTTTTTACACCATCGATTATTTATTCACAGTACATGAACACGTGTTCGATCCTCCGCCCAAGGTCAAATCGGCTGTTATTCGCTTTACCCGAAACGAAGTGAAACATCTCGATTGTGATGAAAAATTCTTCCGAACGGTAGTGAAAACAGCCTTCAACCAACGCCGAAAAACGTTACGAAATTCATTGAAATCCTTGGTAGAAAAAGAAAATAAAATGTTTGTCGAAGAAATTTTTAATAAAAGACCGGAACAGTTGGATGTTCAATCTTTTATTGAATTGACAAATATGATAGAGAACGCATTGAAAAGAAATTAA
- the corA gene encoding Magnesium transport protein CorA has protein sequence MSEVRLFYHEESKIKIAKSLDILPKINQKDIIWIDLNDVALDVETRLEQFLKIYIQEEEEMEEIEMSSRYIQTEDSIVANTNFLLDNFTSESVSFILKKGILVSVRDVDLRSFNETVKKIFANPSNFPTGYHVFVALLETRVEYDADTIEDTTDLITKLSKDLTANGDLDEEILIEIKDLQEKMMNIRQNIIDKQRIVSNLLKSNLFPNDLVPRLTMIIKDINSLFEYTRFGVDRLDYLQDTFLGLVNLQQNKIIKIFTVVSVIFLPPTLIASMYGMNFRNMPELEWEYGYLFSIILMILFSAAVLWFFKRKKWL, from the coding sequence ATGTCTGAAGTAAGATTATTTTATCACGAAGAAAGCAAAATTAAAATAGCAAAATCATTGGATATTTTGCCAAAAATCAACCAAAAAGACATTATTTGGATTGATTTAAATGATGTAGCGCTTGATGTAGAAACTCGTTTAGAGCAATTTCTGAAAATCTATATTCAGGAAGAGGAAGAAATGGAAGAAATCGAGATGAGTTCTCGTTATATCCAAACGGAAGACAGTATTGTAGCAAATACCAACTTCCTTTTGGATAACTTTACATCGGAATCGGTATCTTTTATCTTAAAAAAAGGGATTTTAGTTTCGGTAAGAGATGTTGATTTACGTTCATTTAATGAAACGGTAAAAAAGATTTTTGCCAACCCGAGTAATTTCCCTACAGGTTACCACGTATTTGTAGCTCTTCTTGAAACACGTGTGGAATATGATGCTGACACGATAGAAGACACCACCGATTTAATTACAAAACTGAGTAAGGACTTAACCGCCAATGGAGATTTAGATGAAGAGATTTTGATAGAAATCAAAGATTTGCAGGAAAAAATGATGAATATCCGTCAAAATATTATTGATAAGCAACGCATTGTTTCAAATTTATTAAAATCAAATCTGTTCCCCAATGATTTGGTTCCTCGTTTAACAATGATTATCAAAGACATAAACTCCTTGTTTGAATATACTCGATTTGGAGTAGATAGGCTTGATTATCTGCAAGATACATTTCTTGGATTGGTAAACTTACAACAAAATAAAATTATCAAAATATTTACGGTAGTTTCTGTTATTTTCCTTCCACCCACATTAATTGCTAGTATGTATGGTATGAATTTCCGCAATATGCCTGAACTTGAATGGGAATACGGATATTTATTTTCCATTATTTTGATGATATTGTTTTCGGCAGCTGTGTTATGGTTTTTCAAGCGAAAAAAATGGTTATAG
- a CDS encoding conserved exported hypothetical protein (Evidence 4 : Unknown function but conserved in other organisms), protein MKKIKLYSILSFLSAMFILTSCSDFFDINTSKDDPSEVTPDQVLPVVVFYSSQLCYDHAEYGVYFSQALTTGGRSQTSAYAYKAGWELLSMNRHPQWRRHFYDIGVNVKAMTEGAEKIDSKNFILIGETISLQSTLFTTDAFGDMPRSQVYKSNSPSYDTQESIYQWMEQKVDSLISLYNDPNWINNPNNRTITTKMDRLFEGDLGKWRAYTKALKARILLRKLPNWNNTPETCNKIIAAVDDALNDPSYTDALYRYDGGSTEKNCPWGPSQPKLNLGWAQARENLLTDAIPSKFFAYALLGAYAYPYRQSRGYALDPRAVELMTPRLDDKSISIIRYLENNIGMPTSMKITYYPDLYATNAGNPYTKNDGYIMLMSREELLFIKAEAQYWKGDKVEAYQTTLDAVKKNMERVGVKTNNATLQSYYDRFFAIKLPSASLFTIADLMQQKYVAMYLQPEQWTDVRRYNYSSETNGILYDGVPVYTVKNIHDGTLQVTTDHFKNKFSLTRPFNLYAPYWVDKADNFGVNAPLSPNAWITRLNYDPETEDKYNRKELERLGAYKNPEWLRKRMIWAYKNNDFVTSADPGTEWK, encoded by the coding sequence ATGAAAAAAATTAAATTATACAGCATACTTTCTTTCCTGTCAGCAATGTTTATACTGACAAGTTGCAGTGATTTTTTTGACATAAACACCAGCAAAGATGATCCTTCGGAAGTTACCCCAGATCAAGTATTACCTGTTGTTGTGTTTTATTCTTCACAATTATGTTACGATCATGCCGAATACGGTGTTTATTTTTCACAAGCGCTTACCACAGGAGGAAGAAGCCAAACAAGCGCTTATGCTTACAAGGCTGGTTGGGAACTATTATCAATGAATAGACATCCACAGTGGAGACGCCATTTTTACGACATTGGGGTAAACGTAAAAGCTATGACTGAAGGCGCAGAAAAAATCGATTCAAAAAATTTCATCTTAATAGGCGAAACAATTAGTTTGCAATCAACGCTTTTCACAACAGATGCTTTTGGAGATATGCCTCGTTCTCAGGTATATAAGTCAAATTCTCCTTCATACGACACACAAGAATCTATTTATCAATGGATGGAACAAAAAGTGGATAGTTTAATTAGTTTATATAATGATCCTAACTGGATAAATAATCCTAATAACAGAACTATTACAACAAAAATGGATCGCCTGTTTGAAGGAGATTTAGGAAAATGGAGAGCTTATACAAAAGCATTGAAAGCAAGGATTTTGCTTAGAAAGTTACCAAACTGGAACAATACTCCTGAAACCTGCAATAAAATAATAGCAGCTGTTGATGACGCACTAAATGATCCTTCTTACACTGATGCTCTTTATCGTTATGATGGTGGTTCAACAGAAAAAAACTGCCCTTGGGGTCCGTCACAACCAAAATTAAATTTAGGTTGGGCTCAAGCGCGTGAAAATTTACTAACAGATGCTATTCCTTCCAAATTTTTTGCTTATGCCCTACTTGGAGCATACGCATATCCTTACAGACAATCTCGCGGGTATGCGCTTGATCCTCGGGCTGTAGAATTAATGACTCCAAGATTAGATGATAAAAGCATTTCTATTATTCGTTATCTTGAAAATAATATTGGAATGCCTACATCAATGAAGATAACTTACTACCCTGATTTATATGCAACTAATGCAGGGAATCCATACACAAAAAATGATGGCTATATTATGTTAATGTCAAGAGAAGAATTATTATTCATCAAGGCAGAAGCACAGTATTGGAAAGGAGATAAAGTTGAAGCTTATCAAACAACGTTAGATGCAGTTAAGAAAAATATGGAACGCGTAGGAGTCAAAACAAATAATGCTACTTTGCAATCTTATTATGACAGGTTTTTTGCTATAAAATTACCAAGCGCTTCACTTTTTACCATAGCAGATTTAATGCAGCAAAAATATGTAGCAATGTATCTTCAACCTGAACAATGGACCGATGTGCGCCGATACAATTATAGTAGCGAAACGAATGGAATTTTATATGATGGTGTTCCTGTTTATACAGTCAAAAACATCCATGATGGTACATTACAGGTTACAACTGACCATTTCAAAAACAAATTCTCTCTAACGAGACCATTTAATCTATATGCTCCTTATTGGGTTGATAAAGCAGATAATTTCGGTGTAAATGCACCTTTATCTCCTAATGCTTGGATAACAAGATTAAATTACGATCCCGAAACCGAAGACAAATATAATCGCAAAGAATTAGAACGACTCGGCGCCTATAAAAATCCTGAATGGTTACGAAAACGTATGATTTGGGCTTATAAAAATAATGATTTTGTAACATCTGCAGACCCGGGTACAGAATGGAAATAA
- a CDS encoding Metallophosphoesterase, which produces MKTKNIILILCLSLISISVFAGKTTKIVILHTNDTHSQVEPNKADMGGYVRRLGEINLIRNQEKNVLLFDAGDFSQGTPYFNFYNGRVEIQAMNMMHYDAATLGNHEFDNGMDTLAMVMKLAKFPFVNANYDGSNTVLKNLYKPYIIVKKDGVKIGIFGIGVKPEGLIFKKNYDGLIFENPVNKAIETSNYLRNTEKCDLVICLSHLGVEPSYGNFTDYDVAKASTNIDVIIGGHSHSILENNTENNATGKPVIIAQMGKSGLYLGRIDLTFEKK; this is translated from the coding sequence ATGAAAACAAAAAATATAATTCTAATCCTTTGCCTATCGTTGATTTCCATATCGGTTTTTGCAGGGAAGACAACAAAAATCGTTATTCTTCACACCAACGATACTCACAGTCAGGTGGAACCGAACAAAGCTGATATGGGCGGTTATGTTCGTCGTTTAGGAGAAATTAACCTTATTCGCAATCAAGAAAAAAATGTTTTGCTGTTTGATGCGGGCGATTTTTCGCAAGGAACACCGTATTTTAATTTTTACAACGGACGTGTTGAAATTCAGGCGATGAATATGATGCATTATGATGCCGCAACGCTTGGAAATCACGAGTTTGACAATGGTATGGATACACTTGCTATGGTAATGAAGTTAGCAAAATTTCCATTTGTAAATGCAAATTACGATGGCTCGAATACTGTTCTTAAAAATCTATACAAGCCATACATTATTGTAAAAAAAGACGGAGTAAAAATCGGGATTTTTGGTATTGGCGTAAAACCCGAAGGATTGATATTCAAGAAAAATTACGATGGATTGATTTTTGAAAATCCTGTAAATAAAGCAATTGAAACATCAAATTATTTACGAAATACGGAAAAATGCGATTTGGTTATTTGTCTTTCACATTTAGGAGTAGAACCAAGCTATGGAAATTTTACCGACTACGATGTAGCAAAAGCATCCACCAATATTGATGTAATAATTGGAGGACACTCCCACTCGATTTTAGAAAACAATACTGAAAACAATGCTACCGGAAAACCTGTAATTATTGCTCAAATGGGCAAAAGCGGTTTATATTTGGGAAGAATCGATTTGACGTTTGAAAAGAAATAA
- a CDS encoding SusC/RagA family TonB-linked outer membrane protein produces the protein MRKLYVLFLSTFLSTALLFSQKTIIGVVTSSEDNSPLIGVSVTVKGTTRGVLTNIDGNYSISASSNEKLVFSYIGMQPQEISIGNQSVINVVLTPDSKVLEEVVVTAMGIKTEKKKLNFAVQSVNSDALTEGQQANFINGLQGKVSGINVTQSGGSPNSGSLLIIRGISSINPSQSNAPLYILDGVAFSGAVSDINPNDIESVTVLKGAAAAALYGQSGANGAVMITTKQAQSGKTSVSANVSFQRNDAVRTPKLQTKYGPGALGFYRPSESGGYGGWGPPLSVGEQTYDNVKNYFRPGYYQKYDVSVSGGTEKVKGYSSVFYSKDNGIIVNDYLNKVGVLLKGSYDVSKKVTLSALANITNDTYRGGSGVSSVYSWPINDDIRNYMEDGLIRYRYLSENEKAASPISPLWSRYMDYGKNEEVHNIIQGSINYRAFKNFEAIGRVIYDVNTYNYDGYTTPRFDDSVILSNPPDPTDTLKYKGIGDNPDIQARFDADTKEYYEMYYKSRYLNQKDYEKIDKNLLGTYSSSNSKSQLLTALAVLTYKVPLQNDINIDLLAGGEVKMRKTISSSITGRDFIIPGVYSISNVSEIQGVKDIDVNHSERRNGGLFGEIRGDYKGLASLSITSRWDWSSTLTQEFNPYFYPSITGGLIFSELFKLSNKWFSYGKLRGNWARVGKDTPSPYLFDRRFVQLPTLPDGGYGIDPTKSTAGILRPEMTDSWEIGLETRYFESKTRLDVAYYSTFTDNQIVTVRVSPASGTILQTRNEGSVKNYGVEIQLEQDIIKTRDFQWISMLNFGFNRGKVVSLPEDIVEIQGTQYSDVFPTAYLHGSTTAISGKDYLRTKDGKVIVNSEGYPKINPTKSVLIGDREPDFSMGLHNSLHYKKLSLAFLFDGRKGGDIYNNTARGLWGNGMHKALEFYRGRQVVWDGVVEQSDGTYKQNTTPIVLDSKTITEYYAGVSSNFIEDGSYIRLNYVTLGYDFTSLVRGKIISGLKLSLTGSNLLLLTKYTGSDPQINANTSSGGTGGMGIDNYPVPNTRGFNLTINASF, from the coding sequence ATGAGGAAACTATACGTTTTATTTTTATCCACCTTCCTTTCTACTGCGCTTTTATTTTCCCAAAAGACAATAATTGGCGTAGTAACATCATCAGAGGATAATTCCCCATTGATAGGCGTATCTGTAACTGTAAAAGGAACAACGCGCGGTGTATTAACCAATATTGATGGAAATTACTCTATTTCTGCATCAAGTAATGAAAAGTTGGTTTTCAGCTATATTGGAATGCAACCACAAGAAATTTCCATAGGAAATCAATCAGTAATTAATGTGGTTCTAACACCCGATTCTAAAGTATTGGAAGAAGTGGTTGTAACTGCAATGGGCATCAAAACAGAGAAGAAAAAACTTAATTTTGCTGTACAAAGCGTAAATTCAGATGCTCTTACTGAAGGACAACAAGCCAATTTTATCAATGGATTACAAGGAAAAGTATCGGGTATTAATGTAACACAATCCGGTGGTTCTCCCAATTCAGGTTCATTATTGATTATCCGTGGTATTTCGTCCATAAACCCCTCGCAATCAAATGCACCTCTTTATATTTTAGATGGTGTTGCTTTTTCAGGCGCTGTTTCTGATATAAATCCGAACGACATAGAAAGTGTAACTGTATTAAAAGGAGCAGCTGCCGCCGCTTTATATGGACAAAGTGGCGCTAATGGAGCTGTAATGATTACTACAAAACAGGCTCAATCAGGAAAAACAAGTGTTTCGGCAAACGTAAGTTTCCAAAGAAACGATGCTGTTAGAACTCCAAAACTGCAAACAAAATACGGTCCGGGTGCTTTAGGATTTTATCGCCCCTCTGAAAGTGGTGGATATGGTGGTTGGGGACCACCTCTAAGTGTTGGCGAACAAACTTATGACAACGTGAAAAATTATTTTAGACCTGGTTACTATCAAAAATATGATGTGAGTGTAAGTGGGGGTACGGAAAAAGTAAAAGGATATTCTTCAGTATTCTATTCAAAAGACAACGGTATTATTGTCAATGATTATCTGAATAAAGTCGGAGTTCTACTTAAAGGAAGTTATGATGTTAGCAAAAAGGTTACATTATCTGCTTTAGCAAATATTACTAATGACACTTATCGTGGTGGAAGTGGAGTTTCCTCTGTCTATAGCTGGCCTATTAATGATGATATTAGAAATTATATGGAGGATGGGCTGATACGATATAGATATTTGAGTGAAAACGAAAAAGCAGCGTCGCCTATTAGCCCTTTATGGAGTCGTTATATGGATTACGGGAAAAACGAAGAAGTACACAATATTATTCAGGGCTCAATTAATTACCGGGCTTTTAAAAACTTTGAAGCTATTGGAAGAGTTATTTACGACGTAAACACATATAATTACGACGGATACACTACACCACGTTTTGACGATTCGGTTATTTTATCCAACCCTCCTGATCCTACTGACACATTAAAATACAAAGGAATAGGAGATAATCCAGACATTCAAGCTCGATTCGATGCTGACACAAAGGAATATTATGAAATGTATTATAAAAGCCGTTATCTAAATCAAAAAGATTATGAAAAAATAGATAAAAATTTACTAGGAACTTATAGCAGCTCCAATAGTAAGAGTCAATTGCTAACAGCTCTTGCCGTCCTTACGTATAAAGTTCCATTGCAAAATGATATAAATATAGATTTATTAGCTGGTGGAGAAGTGAAGATGAGAAAAACTATTTCATCTTCTATAACCGGACGTGATTTTATTATTCCAGGTGTGTATAGTATTTCCAATGTTAGTGAAATACAAGGAGTTAAGGATATAGATGTAAATCATTCAGAAAGACGCAATGGTGGACTTTTTGGAGAAATAAGAGGTGATTATAAGGGACTTGCATCATTAAGTATCACTTCTCGTTGGGATTGGTCTTCAACGCTTACTCAAGAGTTCAATCCTTATTTTTATCCATCCATAACAGGTGGCCTTATATTTTCAGAACTATTCAAACTTTCTAATAAATGGTTTTCTTATGGAAAGCTTAGAGGTAATTGGGCGCGAGTTGGTAAAGACACACCTTCTCCTTATTTATTTGACAGAAGATTCGTTCAATTACCAACTTTGCCAGATGGCGGCTATGGGATTGACCCGACAAAATCAACAGCAGGAATATTAAGACCAGAAATGACCGACTCTTGGGAAATAGGGCTAGAAACACGTTATTTTGAAAGTAAAACACGTTTAGATGTTGCATACTATTCTACTTTTACCGATAATCAAATAGTTACCGTAAGAGTTTCACCCGCATCAGGAACTATTCTTCAAACAAGAAATGAAGGAAGTGTGAAAAATTATGGAGTTGAAATTCAATTAGAACAAGACATCATTAAAACAAGGGATTTTCAATGGATTTCGATGTTAAACTTTGGTTTCAATAGAGGGAAAGTAGTTAGTTTACCTGAAGATATTGTTGAAATACAAGGTACACAGTATAGCGATGTGTTTCCTACTGCTTATTTACATGGCTCAACAACAGCCATTTCGGGAAAAGATTATTTAAGAACAAAAGATGGTAAAGTAATCGTCAACTCTGAGGGATACCCAAAAATCAATCCCACCAAAAGTGTGTTAATAGGCGACAGAGAACCGGACTTCTCTATGGGATTACATAATAGTTTACATTATAAAAAACTTTCCCTTGCGTTCTTATTTGACGGACGTAAAGGGGGTGATATATATAATAACACAGCTCGTGGCCTTTGGGGAAATGGAATGCATAAAGCATTAGAATTTTACAGAGGACGTCAAGTTGTGTGGGATGGCGTTGTTGAACAATCTGACGGGACGTACAAACAAAACACAACTCCTATCGTGCTCGACAGTAAAACCATTACAGAATATTATGCAGGTGTAAGTTCCAATTTTATCGAAGATGGTTCATACATCCGATTGAATTATGTAACATTGGGATACGATTTTACTTCTTTGGTGAGAGGTAAAATTATCTCAGGATTAAAATTATCTCTTACCGGTTCTAATTTGTTATTGCTAACCAAATATACCGGTTCTGACCCTCAAATTAACGCCAATACAAGTTCAGGTGGTACAGGAGGAATGGGTATTGATAATTATCCGGTTCCTAACACTCGTGGTTTTAACCTTACTATTAATGCTTCTTTCTAA